Proteins encoded by one window of Lasioglossum baleicum chromosome 4, iyLasBale1, whole genome shotgun sequence:
- the Dnapol-zeta gene encoding DNA polymerase zeta catalytic subunit isoform X2, whose product MIDYNLYGMSLIKLSDIKYRQHNITAGSKENSQNETCSNSNDSRVYLPASVIRQSTSRLEVDARATEILNKEEIGNGLDLNPGIAAIWNNERYRREGKGLQQAESQFLYTNTNDRVYKPFDSDIYQEERLIQRLQTISQASRITTSVSLSSLSYPLEVEHKDNSLNASRVSNHFKLDMLMEENEEKILLRDESINFEKFNMLKQTLTQDSTTDVSHSDIDDVHLIEMLANLAKSSKEEVTVDNDSVLASQYSVLSDEIKEDNEDEVEDLNITSLDLDDLSSWSTVSKTASQLSTIENENGNGNENKYGNNRSTALENDIEDVTLLNFPQCDGPNDLILENEIQLPIKSEKYENIISKPRNLIKIQEYDDFYQKTVITFQLNPNDVSNIRKKMHQILLDHSISQSILFNSVLFDSDIHNFLVHIKLDKKHIRHCKNRKRKTIKIVGDDSLLHGCSTTALNIYEPDHQDLDVYDIDDTDHSSLLVEHSNLKQFNTIDHNETHLTIQNSLMKVKIPSFDGNTVDSSSDSDLDLDITTDRQEKRICIYKSGRKLKNEENLINISLKKRKLKFEDSSLESPQKRRCTPIKVRGLESPRSTGKYSALDITIMSPKAKQYLEKEDSWINKPCSSRSTFNTPKRNKDQLRMNLLRENISSLSSEAEQAHLTQNCVENVQKPIDSTHTEHNSLVVRKRLSFLDTNDKKVGSIKDNVGENYSQCLSSVEKITSELHENDSTTIVPVINLINDENLVETCIRKDEEISCEDNLLSTLNVDVDLDIGTLSNKTLQEYNEDEDISNMTYTQFLTKKLELEAENLHVLSLDSTSNIIQDKLIKITTKFNSPNRERIANTMKTYNIFQSNGPFFSKKTDLLKQKENSMKNSKIEDVIPFKSSLDRVTGIKLWRRLKINEFYPSGLNIKSTDIKRVLTGHCSIIIQPLIRPPTVKSIKLWMQAKKYLLQRNIKHIEIKSDSKEETKKLNEHIDAEANNPIIDERIADIECSKEQSQNSNISLRCLSLSGSKDSVNPSLRKMLENPLLYQNNDTLQLGISYDQIEYSIKEPSDNAADENFRNSKGLLAHQYLTILSLEVHASTRGKLLPDPEHDSIGAIFYAIHNDVPSSSDTEQIVHGAIVVNSSTNDSRKKNLYSTSTTCPTSYVSSEEDLLNSLIVLLRHCDADILVGWEIESHSWGYIIQRANRIGFNNFTWQISRILKVIPILKDQASDRDNINDAKIPGRIVLDVWRIMRHEIALLNYTFENVMYHVLHERVSCPTFQHLTDWWRHSNVTIQWKVISHYVARVVGTLRMLLHLDIIGRTCEHARLFGIQFYEVFSRGSQFRVESMMLRLAKPLDYIAVSPSVQQRARMRAPESLPLIMEPQSIFYTDPIVVLDFQSLYPSIIIAYNYCFSTCLGRIEHIGQYEPFEFGATTLKVKKSTIQRLHGSINFTPCGVAYVKPDVRLGVLPRMLMEILNTRLMVKQSMKLHGNENRVLQRILHSQQLGLKLIANVTYGYTSANFSGRMPCIEVGDSVVSKGRETLERAIKIVESTPKWGAQVVYGDTDSLFILLPGKSKDEAFAIGTEMADTITAANPAPVKLKFEKVLQPSILQTKKRYCGYMYESPNQKEPEFLAKGIETIRRDGCPAATKILEKTLKILFDTKNLSLVKLYVTRQFDKILRRRISIQDLTFAKEFRGLQGYKASASVPALELTRRLMRKDPRAVPRTGERVRYVIVAGAPNQPLIQCVRTPMEVISDEGLNPNSLYYITKVIVPPLNRCLNLIGIDVNTWYREMSHRQTPDKTVSLVTDNHKQTIRQFFSTVVCAACGGQTQKDICTNCVENPTRTIIVLHEKLRWLERTHFELAMICRSCTGYLDDVKCESLDCPVFYRLAQAKRDLVQVPYLNSIIYNRNTFCTERRNTKE is encoded by the exons ATGATAGATTATAATCTTTATGGTATGAGCTTAATAAAATTGAGTGATATCAAGTATAGACAACATAATATAACAGCAGGATCCAAGGAAAACTCCCAAAATGAGACCTGTTCGAATTCTAATGACTCACGGGTGTACCTTCCTGCATCTGTTATTAGACAAAGCACAAGTCGATTAGAAGTAGATGCACGAGCAACTGAAATACTCAATAAAGAAGAAATTGGAAATGGTTTAGACTTGAATCCTGGTATTGCAGCAATTTGGAATAATGAAAGGTATAGAAGAGAGGGCAAGGGTTTACAGCAAGCTGAATCGCAATTTTTATATACGAATACGAACGATAGAGTATACAAACCATTCGATAGTGATATTTATCAGGAAGAAAGATTAATTCAAAGATTGCAAACTATTTCCCAG GCAAGTAGGATAACAACATCGGTATCATTGTCCTCGCTTAGTTATCCATTGGAAGTAGAACACAAAGATAATTCTCTGAATGCTTCGCGTGTGTCAAATCATTTTAAATTGGACATGCTAATGGAAGAAAATGAagagaaaatattattaagggatgaatcgataaattttgaaaaatttaatatgttGAAACAAACTTTGACCCAAGATAGCACTACAGATGTCAGCCATT CGGATATAGATGATGTACACTTAATTGAAATGCTAGCCAACTTAGCAAAATCAAGCAAAGAAGAAGTCACCGTTGACAATGATAGCGTGTTAGCTTCACAGTATTCTGTATTAAGCGATGAAATCAAAGAAGATAACGAAGACGAAGTTGaagatttaaatattacaagTCTAGATTTAGATGATCTTAGTTCGTGGAGTACAGTTTCCAAGACTGCTAGTCAATTAAGTacaattgaaaatgaaaatggaaatggaaatgaaaacaaatatggGAATAATAGATCTACTGCGCTGGAAAATGATATTGAAGATGTTACTTTGTTGAATTTTCCACAGTGTGATGGTCCAAATGACTTGATTTTGGAAAATGAAATACAGTTACcgataaaatctgaaaaatatgaaaatataatatCGAAACCTAGAAATTTGATTAAAATACAGGAATATGATGATTTCTACCAAAAAACGGTGATAACATTTCAACTTAATCCCAACGATGTATCAAACATAAGGAAAAAGATGCATCAAATTTTATTGGATCATTCTATTTCACAGTCAATTCTATTTAATTCAGTATTATTTGACAGTGATATACATAATTTTTTGGTACACATAAAACTTGATAAAAAACACATACGCCATTGCaagaatagaaaaagaaaaacgataaAAATTGTTGGAGATGATTCATTGTTGCACGGATGTTCTACGACAGCATTAAATATATATGAACCAGACCATCAAGATTTAGATGTGTACGATATAGATGATACTGATCACTCGTCGTTATTAGTCGAACATtcaaatttaaaacaatttaataCAATTGATCATAATGAAACACATTTAACGATTCAGAATTCCTTAATGAAAGTAAAAATACCTTCGTTCGATGGCAATACAGTTGACAGTTCCAGTGATTCTGATTTGGATCTCGATATTACTACCGATAGACAAGAGAAGCGCATTTGCATTTATAAATCGggcagaaaattaaaaaatgaagagaatctaataaacatttcattaaaaaaacgaaAACTAAAATTCGAGGACTCTAGTTTAGAGTCTCCACAGAAACGGCGTTGTACTCCAATTAAAGTAAGAGGTTTGGAAAGTCCCCGTTCTACAGGAAAATATTCAGCCCTTGATATAACAATAATGTCTCCCAAAGCGAAACAATATCTAGAAAAGGAAGATTCTTGGATAAATAAACCATGCAGTTCGAGATCTACGTTTAATACGCCAAAACGAAACAAGGATCAattaagaatgaatttattgCGTGAGAACATTTCTAGTTTATCTTCCGAGGCAGAACAAG CACATCTTACCCAGAATTGTGTTGAAAATGTTCAGAAGCCTATTGATTCAACGCATACAGAACATAATTCGCTCGTAGTTCGTAAACGACTAAGTTTTTTGGACACAAATGATAAAAAAGTTGGTTCTATAAAAGATAATGTTGGTGAAAATTATTCTCAATGTTTGTCCTCGGTAGAGAAAATTACGAGTGAACTGCATGAAAATGATTCTACTACTATTGTTCCTGTAATAAATTTAATCAATGACGAGAATTTGGTAGAAACATGTATAAGAAAAGATGAAGAAATAAGTTGTGAAGACAATTTATTAAGTACGTTAAACGTCGACGTTGATTTAGACATAGGAACTTTGTCAAATAAAACGTTGCAGGAATACAATGAAGATGAAGATATTTCTAACATGACATATACTCAATTTCTTACTAAAAAGTTAGAATTAGAAGCAGAGAATTTGCACGTTTTATCGTTGGATTCTACAAGCAATATTATACAAGACAAACTGATTAAAATTACTACAAAATTTAATTCACCGAATAGAGAAAGGATTGCAAATACCATGAAAACGTATAACATCTTTCAATCGAATGGACCATTTTTTAGCAAAAAAACCGACCTTCTAAAGCAAAaagaaaattcaatgaaaaatagTAAGATCGAGGACGTAATTCCCTTTAAATCTAGTTTGGACAGAGTCACTGGTATCAAACTATGGCGTAGActgaaaataaatgaattttatcCATCTGGATTAAATATAAAGTCAACTGACATAAAAAGAGTTCTCACAGGACATTGTTCGATTATTATTCAACCTCTTATTCGACCACCTACTGTAAAGAGCATTAAACTTTGGATGCAAGCTAAAAAATATTTACTGCAACggaatattaaacatattgaaataaaaagtgACTCAAAAGAGGAAACAAAAAAGTTAAATGAACACATCGACGCCGAAGCAAATAATCCGATTATCGACGAACGTATTGCTGATATCGAATGTTCAAAAGAACAGTCACAAAATTCTAATATTAGTTTACGCTGTTTGAGTTTAAGTGGATCTAAGGACAGTGTGAATCCTTCTTTAAGAAAAATGCTTGAAAATCCGttattatatcaaaataatgACACATTACAGTTGGGAATCTCGTATGACCAGATTGAGTATTCTATAAAAGAACCTAGCGATAATGCTGCGGATGAGAATTTTCGGAATTCGAAAGGTCTATTAGCG CATCAGTACTTGACAATATTGTCATTGGAAGTACACGCGTCAACACGCGGTAAACTTCTTCCTGATCCAGAACATGATTCGATCGGAGCAATATTCTATGCTATTCATAATGATGTACCATCGTCGTCGGATACTGAACAAATAGTGCATG GCGCTATCGTTGTGAATTCTTCTACAAACGATTCAAGAAAGAAAAATCTTTATTCGACTAGTACGACGTGTCCGACGTCGTATGTATCGAGCGAGGAGGATTTACTGAACAGCCTAATAGTACTGCTAAGGCATTGTGATGCAGATATTTTAGTCGGTTGGGAGATAGAATCTCATTCGTGGGGTTACATCATACAGAGGGCCAACCGCATAGGTTTCAATAATTTCACATGGCAAATTtcaagaattttaaaggttatTCCAATCTTGAAAGATCAAGCATCGGATAGAGATAATATAAACGATGCAAAAATTCCAGGTCGAATTGTTCTTGATGTTTGGAGGATAATGCGTCATGAAAtag cattATTGAATTACACATTTGAGAATGTTATGTACCATGTACTACACGAAAGAGTCTCGTGTCCTACTTTTCAACATTTAACCGATTGGTGGAGACACAGCAATGTAACGATACAATGGAAAGTTATCTCTCATTATGTGGCAAGGGTTGTTGGTACGCTTAGAATGCTTCTACATCTTGATATCATTG GAAGGACTTGCGAACACGCACGACTGTTTGGGATACAATTCTATGAAGTTTTTTCCCGAGGTTCCCAGTTCCGTGTCGAATCGATGATGCTGAGACTCGCGAAACCTTTGGACTATATCGCCGTTTCACCATCTGTGCAACAGAGAGCTCGAATGCGAGCACCCGAATCTTTACCTCTTATCATGGAACCACAATCAATATTTTATACCGATCCTATAGTTGTTCTTGACTTTCAAAGCTTGTATCCAAGCATTATTATCGCTTATAATTATTGCTTCTCAACATGTTTGGGTCGTATAGAACACATTGGcca ATACGAACCGTTCGAGTTTGGCGCGACTACGTTAAAAGTGAAAAAAAGTACTATTCAAAGATTACATGGAAGTATAAATTTTACACCATGCGGTGTAGCTTATGTGAAACCAGATGTACGGCTTGGTGTATTGCCACGTATGCTCATGGAAATTCTAAACACACGATTAATGGTGAAACAGTCTATGAAACTCCATGGAAACGAGAATCGTGTACTTCAGCGTATTCTTCATTCGCAACAATTGGGACTTAAATTGATCGCAAATGTTACATATGGTTATACGTCTGCCAATTTTAGTGGAAGAATGCCTTGCATCGAA GTTGGAGACAGCGTTGTTAGTAAAGGAAGAGAAACGCTAGAGAGAGCAATTAAAATTGTGGAGTCTACACCGAAATGGGGAGCACAAGTTGTTTACGGTGATACAGATTCGTTGTTCATTCTTTTACCTGGAAAATCTAAGGACGAGGCATTCGCTATTGGAACTGAAATGGCTGATACGATTACCGCTGCTAATCCTGCCCCGGTAAAACTAAAGTTTGAAAAAGTTTTACAGCCATCGATACTGCAA ACAAAAAAGAGATATTGCGGTTACATGTACGAGTCTCCTAATCAAAAGGAGCCTGAATTCTTAGCTAAAGGTATCGAAACTATTCGTAGAGATGGTTGTCCAGCAGCAACTAAG atACTCGAGAAAACATTGAAGATTTTGTTCGATACCAAAAATCTTTCCTTGGTGAAACTTTATGTTACCAGACAGTTTGATAAAATTCTACGCAGAAGAATATCGATTCAAGATTTAACTTTCGCGAAAGAATTTCGCGGTTTACAGGGCTACAAAGCTAGCGCTAGTGTACCCGCATTGGAATTAACACGGAGATTAATGCGTAAAGATCCTCGAGCGGTGCCCCGTACTGGTGAACGAGTACGTTATGTGATAGTAGCAGGTGCACCGAATCAACCCCTTATTCAATGTGTACGAACTCCAATGGAAGTGATTtcagatgagggtttgaacccAAATTCGCTATACTATATAACAAAAGTTATTGTACCGCCTCTTAATCGTTGTTTGAATTTAATTGGGATTGACGTTAACACATG GTATAGGGAAATGTCCCATAGACAAACACCTGACAAAACAGTCAGTTTGGTAACTGACAATCACAAGCAGACTATTCGACAATTTTTCAGTACAGTTGTATGCGCTGCTTGCGGAGGCCAAACGCAAAAAGATATTTGTACAAATTGCGTAGAAAACCCGACTCGAACGATCATTGTTTTGCACGAGAAGTTGAGGTGGTTGGAACGCACTCATTTCGAACTCGCTATG ATTTGTCGATCTTGTACCGGTTATTTGGACGACGTAAAATGTGAATCTCTGGACTGCCCGGTTTTCTATCGTTTAGCTCAAGCTAAAAGAGACCTTGTTCAAGTACCATATTTAAACAGTATTATCTATAATCGTAATACTTTTTGTACAGAAAGAAGAAACACAAaagaatga